A stretch of Paenibacillus peoriae DNA encodes these proteins:
- a CDS encoding Dabb family protein, which translates to MIKHIVLFKLKDRSPESIEHTASILRSMNGKIKELLSLEVGTDVIRSERSYDISLTAVVETLEDLQTYQVHPVHQEIIVHMNEVKDVSIAVDYEI; encoded by the coding sequence ATGATTAAACATATTGTTTTGTTCAAATTGAAAGACCGCTCCCCCGAAAGCATTGAGCACACAGCATCCATTTTGCGCAGCATGAACGGCAAAATCAAAGAGCTGCTGTCACTCGAAGTAGGTACGGATGTGATTCGTTCGGAACGTTCTTATGATATTTCCCTTACCGCTGTTGTCGAAACACTGGAGGATTTGCAAACGTATCAGGTACACCCTGTGCACCAGGAAATTATTGTACACATGAATGAAGTGAAGGATGTATCTATCGCAGTTGATTATGAAATCTAA
- a CDS encoding DUF86 domain-containing protein, whose amino-acid sequence MYYVNREQIELRLGAVPDIVAGLRQTSASWNGDLLQGLVQERCLHLAIETVTDVGSYIIDGFIMRDASSYEDIIGIIHEEGVLDDTVFHSLVELVGLRKPLVQEYFHWDRTSLHPLTTKLPGLLELFASNVHDYLNKELGHQPEGV is encoded by the coding sequence TTGTATTATGTCAACCGGGAACAAATTGAGCTTCGACTAGGGGCTGTTCCCGACATTGTCGCCGGACTTCGCCAGACTTCTGCTTCCTGGAACGGCGATCTGTTGCAGGGGCTAGTGCAGGAGCGCTGTCTTCATCTGGCCATTGAGACGGTAACGGACGTAGGAAGCTATATCATCGACGGATTTATTATGCGTGACGCCAGTAGCTATGAGGATATTATCGGTATCATTCATGAGGAAGGTGTACTGGATGATACCGTATTTCATTCGCTAGTAGAGCTGGTAGGCTTACGTAAACCCTTAGTGCAGGAGTATTTCCATTGGGACCGGACAAGCCTTCACCCGCTTACAACAAAGCTGCCTGGGTTGCTGGAGCTTTTTGCATCTAACGTGCATGATTATTTAAATAAGGAATTGGGTCACCAGCCCGAGGGAGTGTAA
- a CDS encoding helix-turn-helix transcriptional regulator has product MTDKYIVPEMPTRRMIMTLLKTQGPVGVGSLAAQLGITEMGVRRHLKLMEQDGLIVATIVRQAMGRPTFLYSLSEQGSEQFPRNYDHLLLELLEELDEEQGMEAVYSLFDGRKRKMMKRYAPHIEGETTLASRVEKLSGIQNASGYMAEWREEEDGSYSIVEYNCPISQIAGRYRKACECEQQMFEELLDAEVVREDCLADGGRCCLYRIRSKKK; this is encoded by the coding sequence GTGACGGATAAGTATATCGTACCCGAAATGCCCACTAGGCGCATGATCATGACACTATTGAAAACCCAGGGACCTGTGGGCGTCGGAAGCTTGGCAGCTCAATTAGGCATTACCGAAATGGGAGTGCGTAGGCATCTCAAATTGATGGAGCAGGATGGCCTGATCGTGGCTACAATCGTGAGACAGGCGATGGGACGCCCGACGTTTTTGTACAGCCTGAGCGAGCAGGGAAGCGAGCAGTTTCCACGTAATTATGATCATTTGTTACTGGAACTGTTAGAGGAACTCGATGAAGAACAGGGAATGGAAGCTGTTTACTCGCTGTTTGATGGTAGAAAACGTAAAATGATGAAGCGTTACGCCCCTCATATAGAGGGGGAGACTACACTGGCTTCACGTGTGGAAAAGCTTTCGGGCATCCAGAATGCTTCCGGATATATGGCAGAGTGGCGCGAGGAAGAGGATGGTAGCTACTCTATTGTGGAATACAATTGTCCTATCTCTCAAATTGCAGGCCGTTACCGCAAGGCTTGTGAATGCGAGCAGCAAATGTTTGAGGAGCTACTTGATGCCGAGGTTGTTCGTGAGGATTGTTTGGCAGATGGGGGCCGTTGCTGCCTGTATCGTATCCGCTCTAAAAAAAAGTAA
- a CDS encoding YtxH domain-containing protein, whose protein sequence is MEENCKSFIRGALAGSIVGSVAALLFAPKSGRELRQNITDQARNVSDKGQELAGKISDTSIEYTDKIKETASAVIHEIGQWRKKGEMIPEVSISSATAQEDTEKDTL, encoded by the coding sequence ATGGAGGAGAACTGCAAAAGTTTTATCCGAGGCGCGTTGGCAGGCAGCATTGTTGGTTCGGTTGCTGCTTTATTATTTGCCCCTAAGTCAGGTCGTGAGCTGCGTCAGAATATTACAGATCAGGCGCGCAACGTAAGTGATAAGGGACAGGAGCTAGCGGGGAAAATTTCAGACACCTCAATTGAGTATACTGACAAAATTAAGGAGACAGCCTCAGCCGTCATTCATGAAATTGGGCAATGGCGTAAAAAAGGTGAAATGATTCCTGAGGTTAGTATTTCATCAGCGACTGCTCAAGAAGATACGGAAAAAGATACGCTGTAA
- the racE gene encoding glutamate racemase — protein MQQAIAILDSGVGGLTVVKEVMRQLPREKIIYFGDTARTPYGPRPSEEVKKFTEQMVDFLIQFDPKVIIIACNTATAAALDYISQKVSIPVIGVIHPGARAAISATATGHVGVIGTVGTIRSGAYTAALKQLSPYVDVVSHACPALVPLVEQGLFRSKTTSQVVEETLRPIQTYPIDCLILGCTHYPFLKETIQEVMGPAVKLISSADETARETSTILYNKGKLEAGDETPVHQLFCSGDPELFQRIAAQWLGEQIRQTPVVWQVTNLD, from the coding sequence GTGCAGCAAGCGATTGCAATATTGGATTCCGGTGTAGGAGGTTTGACGGTTGTAAAAGAAGTCATGCGTCAGCTTCCACGGGAAAAAATCATTTATTTTGGAGACACTGCGCGCACTCCGTATGGCCCCCGACCATCGGAAGAGGTTAAAAAATTTACAGAGCAAATGGTTGATTTTCTGATTCAATTTGATCCGAAAGTCATTATTATTGCTTGTAACACGGCTACTGCCGCGGCATTGGACTATATAAGCCAAAAGGTATCCATTCCGGTGATCGGAGTCATTCACCCCGGGGCTCGTGCTGCGATTAGCGCGACTGCTACCGGGCATGTCGGGGTGATTGGGACTGTCGGTACGATTCGAAGCGGAGCGTATACAGCTGCGCTCAAGCAATTGTCTCCTTACGTAGACGTGGTGAGCCATGCTTGTCCTGCGCTTGTTCCATTGGTGGAGCAAGGGTTATTTCGCTCTAAGACGACATCGCAGGTTGTGGAGGAGACATTGAGGCCTATTCAAACGTATCCGATTGATTGTTTGATTCTTGGTTGTACGCATTATCCTTTTTTGAAGGAAACGATTCAAGAAGTCATGGGGCCTGCAGTAAAGCTCATTAGCTCGGCAGATGAAACGGCGCGTGAGACGAGTACCATTTTGTATAACAAAGGCAAGTTGGAAGCTGGGGATGAAACGCCGGTACATCAGCTTTTTTGTTCCGGTGATCCTGAATTGTTCCAGCGCATTGCCGCACAGTGGCTCGGGGAGCAAATTCGCCAAACGCCTGTCGTCTGGCAAGTCACCAATTTGGATTAA
- a CDS encoding M14 family metallopeptidase: protein MREYIVRKGDTLHRVASAFKLSADTLIVDNPWAATQPYLISGQVLYIRPSTDRKYVIQPGEYARQIAKQFGVELNELRLANPGLAEHDFMEGKTIVIPEDHQDQIVRLRGEYGYEDLKEDLAALARRYPFIEVGSIGTSVMGKDIPYVRIGQGTRKIHANASVHANEWLTTPCLLRFIEQYAQGIGGTEEHVVATQWVYGGSPRDLLEHTSLWVVPMVNPDGVELVQQGILPTHPLYHDLKKWNEGRADYRGWKANIRGVDLNDQFPAYWEEEVRRRGKTGPSRRDYAGPAPLSEPESKALADLTEREQFDMVLSIHSQGQEIYWNYRDLEPKESRDWALRLAAATGYRAVKLGGSDAGYKDWFIQRFGKPGFTVEVGLGVNPLPMRDYDDIAAEVGMLMATVLSW, encoded by the coding sequence ATGAGGGAATATATCGTTCGAAAAGGAGATACATTACACCGGGTCGCCTCGGCTTTTAAACTATCGGCGGATACTTTAATCGTAGATAATCCGTGGGCCGCCACGCAACCCTATCTGATTAGTGGTCAAGTGTTATATATTCGTCCGTCTACGGATCGTAAATACGTTATTCAGCCTGGTGAGTATGCAAGACAGATTGCCAAGCAGTTTGGTGTGGAGCTTAATGAGTTACGGCTAGCCAACCCCGGACTTGCGGAGCATGATTTTATGGAAGGAAAAACTATTGTTATTCCTGAAGACCATCAGGATCAGATTGTACGATTACGTGGAGAGTATGGATATGAAGATTTAAAGGAAGACCTAGCGGCCTTAGCCCGCAGATATCCGTTTATTGAAGTTGGCAGCATTGGAACCAGTGTCATGGGGAAGGATATTCCTTATGTACGTATTGGGCAGGGAACGCGTAAAATTCACGCCAATGCTTCAGTTCATGCTAATGAATGGCTGACGACGCCTTGTTTGCTGCGTTTTATAGAGCAATATGCACAAGGGATCGGTGGGACTGAAGAACATGTAGTGGCCACTCAATGGGTGTATGGAGGTTCTCCGCGGGATTTGCTGGAGCATACATCCTTATGGGTGGTTCCGATGGTCAACCCGGATGGGGTAGAGCTGGTGCAACAAGGTATACTCCCAACTCATCCGTTGTATCATGACCTCAAAAAGTGGAATGAAGGACGTGCTGATTATCGCGGTTGGAAGGCCAATATTCGTGGTGTCGACCTCAACGATCAATTTCCGGCATATTGGGAAGAAGAGGTGCGCAGACGCGGTAAAACAGGTCCGTCTCGACGAGACTATGCAGGGCCTGCACCTTTGTCTGAACCAGAGTCTAAGGCGCTTGCCGATCTAACGGAGCGCGAACAGTTCGACATGGTGTTATCCATACACAGTCAGGGACAGGAGATCTATTGGAATTATCGGGATCTAGAGCCTAAGGAGAGCCGAGATTGGGCCTTACGGCTAGCTGCCGCAACAGGTTACCGGGCGGTAAAGCTGGGTGGGAGCGATGCAGGGTACAAGGATTGGTTTATACAGCGATTTGGTAAACCGGGGTTTACCGTTGAAGTCGGTCTAGGCGTAAATCCGCTGCCCATGCGTGATTACGATGATATTGCAGCAGAAGTGGGCATGTTAATGGCAACAGTGCTGTCATGGTAA
- a CDS encoding heme biosynthesis protein HemY, with amino-acid sequence MNCKITRNAAKVLKLELDKEENQGKSLRVVITHAHGDHAHYGLDLDTPKETDTVVSTDKGIDVILESGQPLLDGVKIDYLYFPEEGFVITNPSQGNHGDH; translated from the coding sequence ATGAACTGCAAAATTACTCGTAACGCAGCTAAAGTATTGAAACTTGAACTGGATAAGGAAGAGAACCAAGGGAAGAGCCTGCGCGTTGTTATTACTCATGCTCATGGAGATCATGCTCATTACGGGCTGGATTTGGACACGCCTAAAGAAACAGATACTGTCGTATCTACAGATAAAGGCATTGACGTAATTTTGGAAAGCGGCCAGCCGCTGCTGGATGGTGTGAAAATTGATTACTTGTACTTCCCCGAAGAAGGATTTGTCATTACTAACCCTTCCCAAGGTAATCACGGCGACCACTAA
- a CDS encoding DUF1450 domain-containing protein produces the protein MANDIRVCDECNHIRLKTILPKLQKMAPDAEIKIGCKSYCGPCGKRAFVYVNGRYVSAATEDEVLEKAARFIK, from the coding sequence ATGGCCAACGATATTCGCGTATGTGATGAATGCAATCATATTCGCTTGAAAACAATCTTGCCCAAGTTGCAAAAGATGGCACCAGATGCCGAGATCAAAATCGGCTGCAAATCGTATTGCGGTCCTTGTGGGAAACGGGCGTTTGTGTATGTGAACGGACGTTATGTGAGTGCGGCCACGGAGGATGAAGTATTGGAGAAGGCTGCGCGCTTTATCAAATAG
- a CDS encoding LTA synthase family protein, producing MLVIRTSSASRTGNTFSRMLLSRYFGLGLFFVLMIGKLVLIHYNLHAQNIDMNPLDYVIAIGSLLLVSFWTLWLPRRGRLIALVVLDMLLTALIYSDMVYYRYFQDFITIPVLLQAGQVDSLGGSIASLMYWGDILFFADWILFIPYVIFVASLRRRFTTNDTYLKASRSSYTKRFLLRFSKGALAFLIGYVLTFGPIKYYTSTWATGIFVGNWWSMALYNVTGLIGFHGYDIYRYGQDHLGPQPTLAQAESDKDKEWFNQHQKLLQVKNDLSGKYKGKNVMVIQAEAFMNFFIGKQINGQAITPNFDKLTKESMYFNNYFHQTAQGRTSDADFSTHASLHPLPTGSVFIRYADHKFDTLPSILKDTGYSPNAFHVYDSSFWNRYTMYKAMNYDKFYSKKDFKIDEPLGWSLGDKSFFRQTLNDLTTEVKQPFYAYMVGISSHHPYNLSPDAVDLDVGEFEGTMFGDYLKSVHYVDEALGELVDQMKKDGLWDDTILMFYGDHDNSIKDKALYEKFLGKPLTDLDMQKIMNQVPLLVHLPDGSQAGTYTEPAGQLDLTPSVMHLLGISTKPYHFMGNDLFSGKPRMVVLRTGAFTDGRVYYIPSEDGTFSKGTCYNLSTGQPTDVNACGPGYTEALNRLNISDQVITYDLIREWEPQTKK from the coding sequence GTGTTGGTTATTCGCACGTCCAGTGCAAGTCGCACTGGTAACACGTTCAGCAGAATGCTGCTGTCTCGATATTTTGGACTAGGTCTGTTTTTTGTGCTTATGATCGGCAAGCTCGTACTGATTCACTATAACTTGCATGCCCAAAATATTGACATGAATCCGCTGGATTATGTCATCGCTATTGGTTCGCTTTTACTTGTGAGCTTCTGGACCTTATGGCTGCCACGTCGCGGACGTTTGATTGCTCTTGTGGTGCTCGATATGTTGCTCACCGCGCTCATTTATTCCGACATGGTTTATTATCGGTATTTCCAGGATTTCATTACGATTCCCGTCTTACTTCAAGCTGGACAAGTTGATTCTCTAGGCGGAAGTATCGCATCCCTTATGTACTGGGGGGACATTCTCTTTTTTGCAGACTGGATTCTATTCATTCCGTATGTCATATTTGTGGCTTCCTTACGACGTCGATTTACCACGAATGATACTTATTTAAAAGCATCCCGAAGCTCCTACACAAAGAGGTTCCTGCTTCGCTTCTCTAAAGGAGCATTGGCCTTCCTGATTGGCTATGTATTAACATTTGGGCCGATCAAATATTATACCTCCACGTGGGCAACTGGCATATTTGTCGGCAACTGGTGGTCGATGGCCTTGTACAATGTAACAGGGTTGATCGGATTTCATGGATATGACATCTACCGCTATGGTCAGGATCACCTTGGTCCTCAGCCTACATTGGCTCAAGCGGAATCCGATAAGGATAAGGAATGGTTTAATCAGCACCAAAAGTTGCTTCAGGTAAAAAATGATCTATCTGGCAAGTATAAGGGCAAAAACGTGATGGTCATTCAAGCTGAAGCGTTCATGAACTTTTTTATCGGCAAACAGATCAACGGTCAAGCGATTACGCCTAACTTTGACAAACTGACGAAGGAAAGCATGTATTTCAACAATTATTTTCACCAGACTGCGCAAGGCCGTACTTCGGACGCGGACTTCTCTACACATGCTTCGCTGCATCCGCTCCCTACAGGCTCCGTATTTATCCGTTATGCGGACCATAAATTCGATACGCTCCCTTCCATTTTGAAGGATACTGGATATAGTCCCAATGCGTTTCACGTGTATGACAGCAGCTTCTGGAACCGCTACACTATGTATAAGGCAATGAACTATGACAAGTTCTACAGTAAAAAAGATTTTAAAATTGATGAGCCATTGGGCTGGTCCCTGGGAGACAAATCCTTTTTCCGTCAAACGCTCAATGATCTCACTACCGAAGTTAAGCAGCCGTTCTACGCCTATATGGTCGGTATCTCGAGCCATCATCCGTACAACCTGTCACCTGACGCGGTAGATTTAGACGTTGGCGAGTTTGAAGGTACCATGTTCGGAGACTATCTAAAATCTGTCCATTATGTAGATGAAGCACTAGGCGAATTGGTAGATCAGATGAAGAAAGACGGACTGTGGGATGATACGATCCTGATGTTTTATGGGGATCATGATAATTCTATTAAAGACAAAGCACTGTATGAGAAATTTTTAGGCAAGCCACTTACGGATCTGGACATGCAGAAAATCATGAATCAGGTGCCATTGCTTGTGCATCTTCCTGACGGAAGTCAGGCGGGCACGTATACAGAACCGGCAGGTCAGTTGGATCTGACTCCTTCCGTAATGCACCTGCTTGGGATTTCTACAAAACCATATCATTTTATGGGAAACGATCTGTTTAGCGGGAAGCCTCGTATGGTTGTGCTACGTACTGGTGCTTTCACGGATGGACGAGTGTACTACATTCCATCTGAGGACGGTACATTCTCCAAAGGGACCTGTTACAACCTGAGTACAGGCCAGCCTACAGACGTAAACGCCTGCGGACCGGGATATACCGAAGCTCTCAATCGGTTGAACATATCCGATCAGGTTATCACATACGATCTTATTCGCGAATGGGAACCACAAACAAAGAAGTAA
- a CDS encoding THUMP domain-containing class I SAM-dependent RNA methyltransferase: MTQLQLIATAPMGLEAVVARELRELGYEDLTVENGRVVFTGDYMDICRCNLWLRTSDRVLIKMGEFAATTFDELFEGTKALPWQDWIPVDGEFPVEGRSHKSQLSSVPASQGIVKKAIVEKLKETYHTDWFAEDGPRYVIEVILLNDRALLTLDTTGPGLHKRGYRKLVTEAPLKETMASALIQLSRWSPDRPFYDPCCGSGTLLVEAAMQAWNIAPGLRRTFNSEDWPVIGRELWDQARDEAMDLTRDDIPFEIAGSDIDPNAIQVAEAAVKAAGFAKDIPLKVMPVTKVRLEGQYGVMITNPPYGERLSEQSEVEKLIRSLARTAAEMKTWSFFAISSTKQFEHYWGRKADKRRKLFNGRIECQYYQYLGPLPPRRKDTSPLQP; the protein is encoded by the coding sequence ATGACTCAACTGCAACTAATTGCAACTGCGCCAATGGGACTTGAGGCCGTCGTGGCCCGAGAACTCAGAGAACTCGGGTACGAAGATCTAACCGTCGAAAACGGCCGCGTCGTTTTTACCGGAGATTATATGGATATATGCCGGTGTAACCTGTGGCTTCGCACATCAGACCGCGTACTTATTAAAATGGGTGAATTTGCTGCAACAACCTTCGATGAGCTGTTCGAGGGTACCAAAGCATTACCCTGGCAGGATTGGATTCCTGTAGATGGTGAATTCCCCGTAGAGGGACGTTCGCACAAATCACAGCTTAGTAGCGTACCAGCCAGTCAGGGAATCGTCAAGAAGGCGATTGTAGAGAAGCTCAAGGAAACCTACCACACAGATTGGTTTGCTGAAGATGGCCCTCGTTACGTCATTGAGGTCATTCTATTGAATGATCGTGCGTTGCTGACGCTTGATACAACCGGTCCAGGACTGCACAAACGCGGCTACCGTAAGCTCGTTACAGAGGCGCCCCTCAAAGAAACGATGGCTTCTGCTCTTATTCAGCTTAGTCGCTGGAGCCCGGACCGCCCCTTCTATGACCCATGCTGCGGTTCCGGTACTTTATTGGTCGAAGCTGCCATGCAAGCCTGGAATATTGCGCCAGGACTGAGACGTACCTTTAACTCGGAAGACTGGCCTGTCATTGGCAGAGAATTATGGGATCAGGCTCGCGACGAGGCGATGGATTTGACCCGCGATGACATTCCTTTTGAAATTGCAGGTAGCGATATCGATCCAAATGCCATACAAGTTGCTGAGGCAGCTGTAAAAGCAGCAGGCTTTGCTAAAGACATCCCTCTTAAAGTGATGCCTGTAACTAAAGTCAGACTCGAAGGACAATATGGTGTGATGATTACAAACCCACCTTATGGCGAGAGACTGAGCGAACAATCCGAGGTGGAAAAGCTGATCCGTTCACTCGCACGCACGGCAGCCGAAATGAAGACCTGGTCCTTCTTTGCCATCAGCTCCACCAAGCAATTTGAGCATTATTGGGGCCGTAAAGCAGACAAGCGCCGGAAGTTGTTTAACGGCCGGATCGAATGCCAATACTATCAGTATCTAGGCCCTCTGCCTCCGCGCCGCAAAGATACTTCGCCGTTGCAGCCTTAA
- a CDS encoding O-methyltransferase, producing MEITPNMTPEQYVDQLVQEDEALRSIREAIVKEGMPEVSVAHPYGKLLTFLIEVSGAQHVLEIGALGGYSGLCLARGLGEKGRIVSLELKETYAALAHRHMENNGYGDRVEYRIGPAADSLKELQEEGRTFDFFFIDADKENYPVYLEYAIALANPGAIIAGDNCFLRGRTLNTDKNGPAVQAVRRFNETIATDPRLVSTLLPAYDGLALARVK from the coding sequence GTGGAAATTACACCCAATATGACGCCTGAACAATATGTAGACCAGCTGGTACAAGAGGATGAAGCACTTCGCAGTATTAGGGAGGCTATCGTTAAAGAAGGTATGCCGGAAGTATCCGTTGCCCATCCTTATGGAAAACTGTTGACCTTTCTAATTGAAGTATCTGGCGCACAGCATGTACTGGAAATCGGCGCATTAGGCGGCTACAGTGGATTATGTCTGGCCCGTGGGTTGGGAGAAAAGGGCCGTATTGTGTCACTGGAGCTGAAAGAAACGTACGCAGCGCTGGCACATCGACATATGGAAAACAATGGCTACGGTGACCGTGTCGAATATCGTATTGGACCCGCAGCGGACAGCTTGAAAGAACTTCAGGAAGAGGGAAGAACTTTCGATTTTTTCTTCATTGATGCAGATAAGGAAAATTACCCAGTATATCTGGAGTATGCGATTGCTCTGGCGAATCCAGGTGCCATTATTGCGGGAGACAACTGTTTCCTTCGCGGACGGACGCTGAATACGGATAAGAACGGCCCTGCCGTCCAGGCCGTGAGACGTTTTAACGAAACGATAGCAACAGATCCGCGGCTGGTCAGCACGCTTTTGCCAGCTTACGATGGATTGGCGCTAGCTCGAGTTAAATAG
- a CDS encoding MFS transporter, which produces MKTWETWKINLIVLWFGQFLVNAGITMITPFLALYLAQDLHVKGEHDIGLWAGVIFAANFLTSFMFQPLWGKLADRYGRKVMLLRSGFGMALVIGCMGLVTHPWQLLALRLLNGTISGFNPASISLVSGTTPKERTGFAMGIMQSGQMAGTILGPLLGGFLADWVGFRPIFYITGALIFIASLIAMFLVKENFSKAEAARTPQISVLAGLKELSHTPQLPALFTVTFLLQFAMISTVSLLPLYVQKLYGSAEGIALIAGFVTAITGVSNMIAAPLLGRLSDKIGAHKILTIALLGTAVMLIPQAFVNEVWQLVIIRFFMGVFMGGLLPSVNALIRTYTPEGMESRSFGFNTSSLALGNMLGAVIGGVLSGFIGIEGLFIMSGVLLIVNIFWVRMKLFDRKATPDFR; this is translated from the coding sequence TTGAAAACGTGGGAGACGTGGAAAATCAATCTCATTGTGCTTTGGTTCGGTCAGTTTCTGGTCAATGCGGGTATTACGATGATTACTCCGTTCCTCGCCCTGTATCTGGCTCAGGACCTTCATGTGAAGGGAGAGCACGATATTGGTCTATGGGCTGGAGTTATTTTTGCCGCTAACTTTTTGACCTCATTTATGTTCCAGCCTTTGTGGGGCAAGCTGGCTGACCGATATGGACGTAAAGTCATGCTGCTTCGCTCAGGCTTTGGTATGGCTTTGGTCATCGGATGTATGGGTTTGGTCACCCATCCGTGGCAACTGCTGGCGCTTCGCCTGCTGAACGGTACGATTTCGGGTTTCAATCCGGCATCGATTTCCCTAGTATCGGGTACCACTCCCAAAGAGCGAACCGGATTCGCTATGGGGATTATGCAATCCGGTCAGATGGCCGGCACGATTCTCGGTCCTCTGCTAGGCGGATTTTTGGCTGATTGGGTCGGATTCAGACCGATTTTTTATATTACAGGCGCTCTGATTTTTATAGCCTCACTCATTGCAATGTTTCTGGTTAAAGAAAATTTCAGTAAAGCGGAAGCCGCACGCACACCGCAAATTTCGGTTCTTGCCGGATTAAAGGAGCTAAGCCATACGCCCCAGCTTCCGGCTTTGTTCACCGTAACGTTTCTGCTCCAATTTGCCATGATCAGTACGGTATCTCTGCTGCCGTTATATGTGCAAAAACTGTATGGGTCGGCAGAAGGAATTGCGCTGATTGCCGGCTTCGTTACAGCTATAACAGGCGTATCCAATATGATTGCTGCACCGCTCCTTGGAAGATTGAGTGACAAGATAGGAGCGCACAAGATCTTGACCATTGCACTGCTCGGAACGGCGGTTATGCTCATTCCGCAGGCTTTTGTCAATGAAGTGTGGCAACTTGTCATTATCCGTTTTTTCATGGGTGTATTTATGGGCGGTCTGCTACCAAGCGTAAATGCGCTGATTCGCACGTATACACCGGAAGGAATGGAAAGTCGTTCTTTCGGCTTCAATACCAGCTCGCTCGCGCTTGGGAATATGCTGGGTGCTGTCATTGGCGGGGTGCTATCCGGGTTTATCGGCATCGAAGGACTGTTTATCATGTCAGGTGTCCTGTTAATCGTCAACATATTCTGGGTACGCATGAAGCTTTTTGATCGTAAGGCTACGCCTGATTTCAGGTAA
- the hemE gene encoding uroporphyrinogen decarboxylase, translating into MTYNDTFIRACRKQAVDHIPVWYMRQAGRYDPEYRKIKEKYTLLEICRQPELAAEVTLMPVRKLGVDAAILYSDIMNPVASLGVDFDIVKNIGPVIDNPIRSAADVDKLRPIDVERDLGHILETIRILDRELNVPLITFAGAPFTIASYLIEGRPSKGYIRTKAMMYGEPELWHRLMDKLGDMVITYVRAHIANGGKAFQLFDSWVGALSPYDFQTFVLPTITRIFHELSDLDVPKIYFPGVSSGELLPHLNGLKADVIGLDWRVSIPEGRRRLGNGFGVQGNLDPYVLTAPIDVIKQYAKTIVDEGILEPGYIFNLGHGLFPEASLDKLRELTDYVHEYSHSILSKN; encoded by the coding sequence ATGACCTACAATGATACTTTTATCCGCGCTTGCCGCAAGCAAGCTGTGGATCATATTCCCGTATGGTACATGCGGCAGGCCGGAAGGTATGACCCTGAGTATCGCAAAATTAAAGAAAAATACACGTTGCTTGAGATATGCCGCCAGCCCGAGTTGGCCGCAGAAGTGACTTTAATGCCCGTGCGCAAGCTCGGGGTGGACGCTGCAATTTTATATTCTGATATTATGAATCCGGTGGCCTCGCTAGGGGTTGATTTTGATATTGTCAAAAATATTGGACCGGTTATTGATAATCCGATCCGGTCAGCTGCAGACGTAGACAAGTTGCGTCCAATTGATGTGGAACGCGATTTGGGTCATATTTTGGAAACGATCCGCATTTTGGACCGTGAACTGAACGTGCCATTGATTACGTTCGCTGGAGCGCCTTTTACCATTGCAAGCTATTTAATAGAAGGAAGACCCTCCAAAGGATATATTCGCACCAAAGCGATGATGTATGGAGAGCCTGAGTTGTGGCATCGCCTGATGGATAAGCTAGGGGACATGGTTATTACATACGTGCGAGCTCATATCGCTAATGGCGGTAAGGCTTTTCAATTGTTTGATAGTTGGGTAGGTGCGCTCTCGCCCTATGATTTTCAAACTTTTGTGCTGCCGACTATCACACGTATTTTTCATGAATTATCTGATCTGGATGTACCTAAAATTTATTTTCCGGGCGTAAGCTCTGGTGAATTGCTCCCACACTTGAATGGGTTAAAAGCCGATGTGATTGGACTGGACTGGCGGGTAAGTATACCTGAAGGACGTCGTCGCTTGGGCAACGGTTTTGGTGTACAGGGAAATCTGGATCCTTATGTGCTTACTGCGCCAATCGATGTTATCAAGCAGTATGCGAAAACCATTGTAGATGAAGGTATCTTGGAGCCGGGTTACATTTTCAATCTCGGTCACGGTTTATTTCCTGAAGCCTCGCTAGATAAGCTAAGAGAGCTTACTGATTATGTACATGAGTATTCCCACTCGATTTTGTCAAAGAATTAA